A portion of the Lolium rigidum isolate FL_2022 chromosome 1, APGP_CSIRO_Lrig_0.1, whole genome shotgun sequence genome contains these proteins:
- the LOC124658580 gene encoding protein FAR1-RELATED SEQUENCE 5-like produces MPDERGVTPDRVSALEKAFRGFADRGANAVVLPSVGLTFDSIGEAYDFYNLYSWEVGFGIRYGKSRSNVKGTRSMQELLCVCSGKPKNENTTSSRCQCPALVRLLRTVDQGWFICEYRGTHNHRLLSTCAEKLHFPSHRHIDKYTRDLVAQLRANNVNLSKVYSIIGTFFGKLENVPFTKRCLKTLCGKISQEQADDDVKKTMEMFSELKASDSEFTYQVQVDDESRIRTLIWTNGRSKLQYHHFGDVVTFDTTYKTNLYDMPFGLFVGVNNHFQSVIYAGVLMRDETVQSFEWVFREFIRLMGGKAPITILTDQARAMELAISSVMPDATHRWCKWHVLRKAKESLGTHYSKKSNFRLDFHNLVDEMLTVEEFESGWKEIMERYGLAGNTFLIQAYEVRHKWAKPYFSGKFCAKQTSTQRSESANHMLKSYVPPACPMNIFVKQYGKLQYDREQEEGFQEKRTRLGGAVIKSNLPIERHASKVYTRTMFEMFGRVLFVAGSYEVEEVEPKKKYVAAHINPDAMKEWYKSRFVVEVHEDCSYFVCECGRFEHMGMICCHILKVMIFLRIRAIPPLHIVKRWTVDARDILPDHIKHYQKDMGPPEASTFRHSAMYITALELVHMGDSNPDSFECVMTGLCELKAKAASLCEEKDGKSMVEKSKEASGSITASLDSMQSRLSSKKAKVVTSRKSAQVCSGDGSFVQGGGCSVLVEEDNGEVSSTLGAGLLLPPERRLKRGHPSTARDKPPYETTGKRSRFCSICRGKGHKSTTCPERGDTPVKPRKEAQCSNCGITGHRKTSCSKPLFSLVAGVAHMTG; encoded by the exons ATGCCTGATGAGCGGGGGGTCACACCGGACCGCGTGTCAGCGCTGGAGAAAGCATTTAGAGGATTTGCTGACCGTGGGGCAAATGCGGTGGTGCTGCCATCTGTAGGCCTGACATTCGATTCTATCGGAGAAGCTTATGACTTTTACAACTTGTATTCCTGGGAGGTTGGATTTGGTATAAGGTATGGCAAAAGCAGGAGCAATGTGAAGGGCACGAGGTCAATGCAGGAACTGCTCTGCGTTTGTTCG GGCAAGCCAAAGAATGAAAATACTACATCTAGCCGGTGCCAGTGTCCGGCGCTTGTCAGGCTCCTAAGGACAGTTGACCAAGGTTGGTTTATATGTGAGTACAGGGGGACGCACAACCACAGGTTGTTGAGCACATGCGCGGAGAAACTGCACTTCCCTTCGCACAGACACATTGACAAGTACACACGAGATTTGGTCGCTCAGCTCCGTGCGAACAATGTTAACCTTAGCAAGGTGTACAGCATAATAGGAACCTTTTTTGGAAAGCTCGAGAATGTCCCGTTCACGAAGAGGTGCCTGAAGACGCTGTGTGGTAAGATCAGTCAAGAACAGGCAGATGACGATGTCAAGAAAACCATGGAGATGTTCTCGGAGTTGAAGGCAAGTGACAGCGAGTTCACGTACCAGGTACAAGTTGATGATGAGAGTAGGATACGTACCCTGATATGGACCAACGGACGGAGCAAGCTTCAGTACCACCATTTTGGTGATGTCGTCACATTTGACACGACTTACAAAACAAACTTGTATGATATGCCATTTGGGCTCTTTGTTGGTGTCAACAACCATTTCCAGAGTGTGATATATGCTGGGGTTTTGATGCGGGACGAGACAGTTCAGAGCTTCGAGTGGGTCTTCCGTGAATTTATTAGGTTGATGGGTGGGAAAGCGCCAATAACAATCTTGACAG ACCAGGCAAGAGCTATGGAACTTGCAATTAGCAGTGTAATGCCGGATGCTACCCATCGTTGGTGCAAATGGCATGTGCTTCGGAAAGCTAAGGAGTCGCTTGGCACCCACTACAGCAAGAAATCAAACTTCAGGCTGGATTTCCACAACCTTGTTGATGAGATGCTGACAGTGGAGGAGTTTGAGTCTGGGTGGAAGGAGATCATGGAGAGGTATGGGTTGGCAGGCAATACATTTCTAATACAGGCTTATGAGGTCAGACACAAGTGGGCAAAGCCATATTTCAGCGGCAAGTTTTGTGCAAAACAGACAAGCACTCAACGAAGCGAGAGCGCAAACCACATGCTTAAAAGTTATGTGCCACCTGCTTGTCCGATGAATATTTTTGTTAAGCAATACGGGAAACTGCAGTACgaccgcgagcaggaggagggatTTCAAGAGAAGAGGACAAGGCTG GGTGGCGCTGTCATAAAGTCCAATCTACCAATTGAGAGGCATGCCAGCAAGGTGTACACACGCACGATGTTCGAGATGTTCGGTAGAGTCTTATTTGTTGCCGGCTCGTACGAGGTAGAGGAGGTCGAACCTAAGAAGAAATATGTAGCCGCGCACATCAATCCAGATGCAATGAAAGAATGGTACAAGAGCAGGTTTGTTGTCGAGGTGCATGAGGATTGCTCGTATTTTGTGTGTGAGTGCGGAAGATTTGAGCATATGGGCATGATCTGCTGTCACATTCTAAAG GTCATGATTTTCCTGCGGATCCGCGCAATACCACCATTGCACATTGTAAAGAGGTGGACGGTTGACGCTAGGGACATATTACCCGATCACATTAAACATTATCAGAAGGACATGGGTCCGCCCGAAGCCTCTACCTTCAGACACTCTGCTATGTATATAACCGCACTGGAGTTGGTGCACATGGGGGACAGCAACCCGGATTCTTTCGAGTGCGTCATGACAGGTCTGTGTGAGctcaaagcaaaagctgcatcgCTATGCGAGGAGAAGGATGGGAAGAGCATGGTGGAGAAGTCGAAAGAGGCATCAGGAAGCATTACTGCTTCACTAGACTCCATGCAATCAAGGTTGTCTAGCAAGAAAGCGAAGGTAGTGACATCCCGTAAATCAGCCCAGGTGTGCTCTGGGGATGGTTCTTTTGTGCAAGGAGGAGGGTGCAGTGTGCTTGTAGAAGAAGACAATGGAGAGGTGTCATCTACACTCGGAGCTGGCCTGCTGTTACCACCCGAAAGGAGGCTGAAGCGGGGGCATCCAAGCACCGCCAGAGACAAGCCGCCTTATGAGACAACAGGAAAAAGGTCGAGGTTCTGTAGTATTTGTCGAGGCAAGGGGCACAAGAGCACGACCTGCCCAGAGAGGGGAGACACTCCGGTGAAACCAAGGAAAGAAGCGCAGTGCAGCAATTGTGGGATCACAGGCCACAGGAAGACTAGTTGCTCGAAGCCACTCTTCAGTTTAGTGGCAGGGGTTGCACACATGACGGGGTAG